A region from the Pelobates fuscus isolate aPelFus1 chromosome 1, aPelFus1.pri, whole genome shotgun sequence genome encodes:
- the LOC134585774 gene encoding vomeronasal type-2 receptor 26-like, with translation MEQDRCIPKLVEFFSYTEDVLTTILASISVLFCLLTILIVSVFISFWETPIAKANNRNLSFILLVSIMLSFLCVFLFLGRPVNITCILRQISFAIIFSVAVSTVLAKTIMVYIAFKATKPNSVWKKWIGVKLSNTIVLFFSSVQVTISIIWLTISPPFQETDTYSYIGKIIIQCNEGSVIAFYSVLGYLGILAAVSFIAAYLSRTLPDSFNEAKYITFSMLVFCTVWIAMIPAYLSTKGKYMVAVEVFAILASNAGLLGCIFFPKCYIMIFRPEINTKAYLLNRL, from the coding sequence ATGGAGCAAGATCGATGCATTCCCAAATTAGTGGAGTTTTTCTCCTACACGGAAGATGTGTTGACCACGATATTGGCATCAATCTCAGTTTTGTTTTGCTTGTTAACCATATTAATAGTATcggtttttatttcattttgggaAACACCAATTGCCAAAGCCAATAACAGGAACCTTAGCTTTATTCTCCTTGTCTCCATCATGCTGAGCTtcctctgtgtgtttttattcctTGGACGTCCTGTGAATATAACCTGCATTCTCCGCCAAATATCTTTTGCAATCATCTTCTCGGTAGCCGTGTCAACTGTATTGGCCAAAACAATCATGGTTTATATTGCTTTCAAAGCCACCAAACCAAACAGTGTGTGGAAAAAGTGGATTGGAGTCAAACTGTCCAATACCATAGTCTTGTTCTTTTCCTCTGTTCAAGTCACAATTAGTATAATTTGGTTGACTATTTCTCCCCCCTTTCAGGAGACCGACACCTATTCTTATATAGGAAAGATCATCATTCAGTGTAACGAAGGCTCAGTTATTGCATTTTACTCTGTCCTGGGTTACCTGGGGATTCTGGCAGCTGTTAGTTTTATTGCAGCTTATTTATCCAGGACATTGCCGGACAGCTTTAATGAGGCCAAGTACATCACTTTCAGCATGCTGGTGTTCTGCACTGTTTGGATTGCGATGATACCAGCCTATCTGAGCACCAAAGGGAAATACATGGTGGCTGTGGAGGTTTTTGCTATATTGGCTTCAAATGCTGGACTCTTAGGCTGTATATTTTTTCCAAAATGTTACATAATGATTTTTAGGCCAGAGATTAACACAAAAGCATATTTGCTTAATAGATTATGA